The sequence below is a genomic window from Campylobacter concisus.
CGAGTGGGATGATATTAGTAAAAACGTAAAGCTTGAACCTAGCGCCATTTTGATAGATCGCAACGGCTCGCAAATGACTATAAATTTAACACCAAAGATAGGCGAGACGATAAATTTATTTAATGAAAAGGTGCAGCGCCCACTGATCGGCATCCAGTCTAATGGCGAAGTGGTGAAAATTTATCACACAGGTTTAGAGAGCCTAAAATTTGCCTTTGGCGAGACGATCGAGGCTTCAAAGCTCATCTTTAAAAGCTTTGAAAAGCTAGTTGTTGGAGCTGTGCCACTAAAAGAGGTCGGAGGCATCGTGCAGATCGCCGATGTCACTTCAAAGGCCGCTAAGATCAGCCTTAGCGTGCTCCTAACCATCGTGGCGCTCATCTCTGTAAATTTAGGCGTGCTAAACCTCTTTCCCATCCCTGCGCTTGATGGCGGGCACATTTTATTTAACATTTATGAACTAATTTTTAGACGCGAGATAAATGAGCGAGTGCTTGTTACGCTTACCTATTGCGGCTGGGCGCTACTGCTTGGCATCATGGTGCTCGCGACCTTTAATGACATTATGAGATTAAGCGGAGGTTTATAATGATAGTTTTAAAAGATCTACTTGAAAAGATAGAAAATTTAAGCAAAGATGTGACGCTCATCGCCGTTAGCAAAAATGTGACATGCACTGAAGTGAGGGAGCTTTACGCACAAGGGCAAAGAAATTTTGGCGAAAATAGAGTCCAGGAGCTAGCCAAAAAAGAGCTAGAGCTGCAAAATTTCACTGACATCAAATGGCATATGATCGGCCGCCTGCAAAACAATAAAATCAATCAAATGATAAGCCTAAAGCCAGTGCTTTGGCAAAGCTGTGATAGCTTCGAAAGAGCCCTAGAGGTCGATAAAAGGCTCAGCTATAAGCTAGATACTTTGCTTCAAATAAACTCGGCCGATGAAGATACAAAGCAAGGTGTGAGCGTCGCAAATGCGGCTGAAATTTATGAGCGCATCCAAAGCGAGTGCAAAAATATAAATTTAAAAGGTGTGATGAGTATTGGAGCGCATGTGGATGAGCCAAAAGAGGTGCAAAAGAGCTTTGAGCTAACATATAAAATTTACGAGAGCCTAAAGCCAAAAGGCGCAACTATCTGCTCAATGGGCATGAGTAGTGATTACGAGCTAGCGATAAAATGCGGCTCAAATATGATTCGCCTTGGCACTATGCTTTATTTGTAATTTTATCGCTTTTGCATGCTCTTGCTGCTAACGAAGTAGATTACTGCTGGAACTATGTAAATTTCTGCCCAAAGAGACTTGAGAAAAAAATTAAAATTTAATATTTAGCGTCAGCCAAAACTAGAGCAAAAAGTACTTTTACGCCAGCTTTTTCTAGAGTATTTTTAGCCTCAAGTATCGTTGTGCCAGTGGTTACAATGTCATCTACTAAAATAACTGGAGCAGTGATCTTTTTTAGGATTTTAAAATTTCTTGGGTTATTTTGTCTAAATTGCAAATCCTTACCACTATAGCTAATCTTACTGGTTGCATGCAGTGCGTGAAATATGGGCTTTAGATTTTTAGCCCTTAGCGCATTTGCTAAAATAGCCGTATGTGAGTAGCCAAAATGAACTCTATCGTCTATTGGCAAGGCGTAAATTTGCTCCGGAAAGCTAAAGCTTTTAAAAAATTGATTAAATGCAAATTTGGCTAAGTTTTTATATATAAAATATCCGTGCATTTGGTGCTTGGAGTGGATGAGTTCTTTTATTTCAGAGTAGCCGTAAAAGCTATAAATTTTAAAGCCCTCTAGTTCTCTTACTATCGGGCTTGGCTCGCTTAAAATTTGTGAGCAAATTTTACAAAATGTATTTAGCGTAAAGCTCTTGCAAAACGCACAAAACATTAGCTATTTAAAATAGCAATTGCTGTGCGTTTGATGGCATCATTTATGATCTCAGTTAAAAATGATTTAAATGCTCCACCTGTGCGAATCAACTCAAATTTGGTTTGATTATTTGAGATATTTTTAACGATGCTTTGATCGCCTTTTTGGATCTTAAGTGTGATCTTAATATTACCTTTTGTATTATCAGTGCCGTATCCGCTCATATTTGCTTCAAACTCGTTGATAAAAATTTCAACCACGACGCCACCCATGCCATTTACATTTGCACCGCGCGCCATAAGCTCTTTTTTGAGCGAATCACTAAAATAAGTAACAAGATCGTTTTGAAGCACGACATATTCTTTTACTGTGCCTTTGCTATCAGTGATCGTAGCAATGGTACTTTTATTTTTGCGGTTATCATGCACTGCGCTTATATAGGCCTCAAAGCCGCTATTTTGTTGGCTTGAAGCAGCCTTATATGGATCAAATGCGACAACACTTTGGCTTGGCGCACAACCAGTTAAAAATAAAACAAAAAGTCCAAAAATAGCTAAAAAATTAAATTTATTCATCGTTTTTCCTTTTAAAGTTTAGTGATCTCATCGGCTACTTTTATTGCGGCTTGTTTAACTAAAAGTGCGATAAAAAAGTCAAACTGACCAGACTCTGAGGCCTCTAGCTTCTCCACATGGTGCCTAGTCGAGATAGGTAACGTTTTTTTGAAATTTATATTTGAAAGAATAAGAAGCCCATTTAGATGTCCATTTAAAATTTCTGAACTTCCCGAATAGCTTCCTCTAAGTTCGTCAAATCTAAAATCAAGCCTGTACGTGTAAGGCGATGTTTGAGTATCGACAACAACGATTCCACGAGAATTTAACTCACGCTGCAAAAACATGTAAAAAAGCACCTCAAGGCGTGGGTTTGAGTTAAAAACTGCAGTATTTCCTTCAACACCTGTGTAATATATCGATCTTGCACTACTTCTAGCATCGACGATCCTGTGGAAATAAACCTTTTTTAATCCAACATTAGTATCGATCATATTTTTTTCCAAGCAGCAGTTTATTGCTACATCACTTTTGTATTTAACACCATTTATAAAAAGACCATCGCCCCTGCCTTTACAAGCGCTGCAATCAGCCGGTATCCTCATAACCTCTTCAAAATACATCTTATCTTCGCTGTTTATGCTCGTACTTTGCACGCCATCTATTCCCTCACACGATAGACAAAGGCTGGCTTTAGCCACGCAGCCAGTTAGAAAGATAGCTGCAAAAACTGCTAATAATGTTGCTCTTAGCATTTTACTTCCTTTTGCTCTTTTTGTTTTTTGCGGAGATTTTTTACACTCTCACCTGCGATGCCGTAGTTATTCGTATCGATCTCATCGATAATGACAACGGTATTTTGAGCGCTTCTACCTAAAATTTCGCTTATTAGCTTTGTAACTCCGCTTATCATCTTCTCTTTTTGCTCCACACTTGGGCTATCACCCTCTTTTGTCACACAAATTTTCACAAATGGCATAGCGCTCCTTTTTTGTAAATTTAATATTTAAAATTTAATCAAAAACAAAAACCAAGTGCGGCAGTATCGCCACCTCATAACAAGGCGAGATATTTTGTGATGATTTTGAAAGCTGTGACGTGAAATTTTGGTGCAGATAGAACATGTAGTTCATCAAGCCAAAATTTCACTAACTCTTTCAAAAGGACACAAAAGATAAGCCGCTAGTCTATTTTTAGGACGGATAAAAACGCCTCCTGTGGCAAATTCACCTTTCCTATCGCCTTCATGCGTTTCTTACCCTCTTTTTGCTTTTCAAGCAACTTTCTCTTACGCGTAATATCGCCACCATAGCACTTGGCTGTGACGTTTTTACCCATTGATTTTACAGTTTCTCGAGCGATTATTTTATTGCCGATGCTAGCTTGTATCGCCACTTCAAAGAGCTGACGCGGCACGATCTCTTTCATCGCCTTTACGAAGTCCCTGCCCTTTGTCTGTGCCTTGCTCTCAGGCACGATGATAGAGAGTGCATCGACCGTTTCACCAGCCACTTTAACATCAAGCTTCACTAGATCACCCATGCGGTAGTCGCTAGGCTCGTAGTCAAAGCTTGCATAGCCTTTGGTGCTTGACTTTAGCTTGTCATAAAAGTCCATAACGATCTCATTCATCGGTATGTCATACTCGAGCAAAACGCGGTCAGTCGTGATGTAGTCCATCTTTGTTTGTATGCCACGGCGATTGTTTAAAAGCGTGATGATGTTGCCCAAAAACTCGCTTGGCGTGATGATAGTCGCTTTCACATATGGCTCAAGGATCGAGTCTATTTTATTTACTGGTGGCAGCTGGCTTGGGTTTTGTATCTTTAAATTTAGCCCATCAGTTTGGATGACTTCGTATGTCACGGTCGGCGCTGTAGCAATGAGATCAAGATCAAATTCGCGCTCCAGCCTCTCTTTAACTACCTCCATATGAAGAAGACCTAAAAAGCCAACCCTAAAGCCAAATCCAAGTGCGACCGAGGTCTCTGGCTCGTAACTTATCGAGCTGTCATTTAGCTTTAGCTTATCCAGTGCGTCACGTAGATCTTCAAATTTATCAGTTTCTATCGGATAAAGTCCCGCAAATACGAACGGCTTGGCTCTCTCAAAGCCGCCAACTGGCTCTTTTAGAGGATTTCTTGACTGCGTTATCGTATCACCAACCTGGACGTCACTAACATTTTTAAGTCCTAAAACTACGATACCAACTTCGCCAGCGCTAAGTGTTTTGGTCTTGATCGGCGCGATAGGATTTGGATACATGAGGTCAAGCACGATGTGTTTTTTACCTGTGCCCATAACCAAAATTTCATCATTTTTTGAAATTTCACCATCATAAACACGCACAAGTGCAAGCGCGCCAAGATAGTTGTCAAACCAACTATCATAAATTAGCGCCTTTGTGGGCTTATTTGCATCACCATTTGGCGCAGGGATCCTCGTGATGATCGCCTCAAGTAACTCTTTTATGCCAACGCCTGTTTTTGCGCTCACTTCGATCGCTCCCGAGCAGTCAAGTCCGATGATGTGCTCGATCTCGTCTTTTACCCTAGCAGGGTCAGCCGCTGGCAGGTCGATCTTGTTGATGACTGGGATGATCTCTAGGTTATTTTCAAGTGCGATATAGACGTTTGCGATAGTCTGCGCCTCCACGCCCTGGCTAGCATCCACGACTAGCAGTGCGCCCTCACAGCTAGCCAAAGAGCGGCTCACTTCGTAGCTAAAATCGACGTGGCCTGGGGTGTCTATCAAATTTAGAACAAAATTTTCTCCATTTAGCGCGTAGTTTAAGCGAACGGACTGGGCTTTTATCGTGATGCCACGCTCTTTTTCGATATCCATCGTATCCATGATCTGGCTGCTCATCTCACGGTCACTTACAGCGCCACACTCCTGAATGAGACGATCTGCAAGCGTGCTTTTGCCGTGGTCTATATGAGCGATGATGCTAAAATTTCTGATGTTTTTCATATAAGTTTTACTTTTTACTAAATTTTGGGCTTTATTTTGCCTAAAGTTGATTTAAATGCCAATAAATATATTTTTATCATAAGCCCGTCACTAGAGCTTGGCTCTATTCTTAAAAATCTTAATGACAATGTCCAAAGTGCTCATGTCCTTCATCGTCATTTAACTCGCAGATGAGATCGTCTTTATGTCCAAGGCTCTCGCTCTCAAACTGAAGCGTGACATGGCCGATGCCAACGTGAGAAAGCTCGTGCTCGATGCGCTTTATCATCTTTGAAATTTCAGCCACGCTTAACGCATCATCCACCACCACATGGGCTATGAGCGCATTTGTGCCAGCATTTATCGCCCAGATATGCAGGTCATGCACGATTTTAATGCCATCTACGCCCATTATAACGCCTAAAATTTCATCCGTATCAAGCTTAAGTGGCAC
It includes:
- the rseP gene encoding RIP metalloprotease RseP, producing MKGILFTLALLCLGLYAYSFYFLVTVLAISFLIFFHELGHFLAARSLGVKVNTFSIGFGEKIYTKNVGGTDYCLSAIPLGGYVQLKGQDDTDPKTKNYDADSYNVLSPIKRIYILFAGPFFNFILAFFIYILLGFIGVERLAPSVGHIAEGSAAASAGIAINDKILAINGVKINEWDDISKNVKLEPSAILIDRNGSQMTINLTPKIGETINLFNEKVQRPLIGIQSNGEVVKIYHTGLESLKFAFGETIEASKLIFKSFEKLVVGAVPLKEVGGIVQIADVTSKAAKISLSVLLTIVALISVNLGVLNLFPIPALDGGHILFNIYELIFRREINERVLVTLTYCGWALLLGIMVLATFNDIMRLSGGL
- a CDS encoding YggS family pyridoxal phosphate-dependent enzyme, which gives rise to MIVLKDLLEKIENLSKDVTLIAVSKNVTCTEVRELYAQGQRNFGENRVQELAKKELELQNFTDIKWHMIGRLQNNKINQMISLKPVLWQSCDSFERALEVDKRLSYKLDTLLQINSADEDTKQGVSVANAAEIYERIQSECKNINLKGVMSIGAHVDEPKEVQKSFELTYKIYESLKPKGATICSMGMSSDYELAIKCGSNMIRLGTMLYL
- a CDS encoding ComF family protein: MFCAFCKSFTLNTFCKICSQILSEPSPIVRELEGFKIYSFYGYSEIKELIHSKHQMHGYFIYKNLAKFAFNQFFKSFSFPEQIYALPIDDRVHFGYSHTAILANALRAKNLKPIFHALHATSKISYSGKDLQFRQNNPRNFKILKKITAPVILVDDIVTTGTTILEAKNTLEKAGVKVLFALVLADAKY
- a CDS encoding YajG family lipoprotein is translated as MNKFNFLAIFGLFVLFLTGCAPSQSVVAFDPYKAASSQQNSGFEAYISAVHDNRKNKSTIATITDSKGTVKEYVVLQNDLVTYFSDSLKKELMARGANVNGMGGVVVEIFINEFEANMSGYGTDNTKGNIKITLKIQKGDQSIVKNISNNQTKFELIRTGGAFKSFLTEIINDAIKRTAIAILNS
- a CDS encoding 2-hydroxymuconate tautomerase family protein, producing the protein MPFVKICVTKEGDSPSVEQKEKMISGVTKLISEILGRSAQNTVVIIDEIDTNNYGIAGESVKNLRKKQKEQKEVKC
- the lepA gene encoding translation elongation factor 4, which codes for MKNIRNFSIIAHIDHGKSTLADRLIQECGAVSDREMSSQIMDTMDIEKERGITIKAQSVRLNYALNGENFVLNLIDTPGHVDFSYEVSRSLASCEGALLVVDASQGVEAQTIANVYIALENNLEIIPVINKIDLPAADPARVKDEIEHIIGLDCSGAIEVSAKTGVGIKELLEAIITRIPAPNGDANKPTKALIYDSWFDNYLGALALVRVYDGEISKNDEILVMGTGKKHIVLDLMYPNPIAPIKTKTLSAGEVGIVVLGLKNVSDVQVGDTITQSRNPLKEPVGGFERAKPFVFAGLYPIETDKFEDLRDALDKLKLNDSSISYEPETSVALGFGFRVGFLGLLHMEVVKERLEREFDLDLIATAPTVTYEVIQTDGLNLKIQNPSQLPPVNKIDSILEPYVKATIITPSEFLGNIITLLNNRRGIQTKMDYITTDRVLLEYDIPMNEIVMDFYDKLKSSTKGYASFDYEPSDYRMGDLVKLDVKVAGETVDALSIIVPESKAQTKGRDFVKAMKEIVPRQLFEVAIQASIGNKIIARETVKSMGKNVTAKCYGGDITRKRKLLEKQKEGKKRMKAIGKVNLPQEAFLSVLKID